One Thermanaerothrix sp. DNA segment encodes these proteins:
- the rpmH gene encoding 50S ribosomal protein L34, protein MKRTYQPHNTPRKRSMGFLVRSASASGRRVLRNRRRKGRKRLAV, encoded by the coding sequence TTGAAGCGCACTTATCAGCCGCATAACACGCCCAGGAAGCGCAGCATGGGTTTCTTGGTGCGCTCCGCTTCCGCCAGCGGTCGCCGCGTTCTTCGCAACAGGCGCCGCAAGGGTCGCAAGCGTCTGGCCGTCTAA
- a CDS encoding YidC/Oxa1 family membrane protein insertase — protein MGSLWNAAGDLMLATLNFFYSITRSYGLSIILLTVVVRILLHPLSHKQMVSMQRMQKIQPRLKVIQEKYANDKEKMNQEMMRLYKEHGVNPAAGCLPLLVQLPIFILLYRVLMNYDFSNTSFLGVPLSTSTLGALGAALGMGTSKPTFTAVLGSVISNPAGLARVDLYGASVLLIAVVGFLTWYQQKMSSGNNPQMAFMNWFMPLFMSFICLSLPGGVMIYWGASSLISVAQQKWVLMRTEEEMKVKPVLHKNKPDHREDHGVEGQD, from the coding sequence GTGGGTTCCCTCTGGAATGCCGCGGGTGATTTGATGTTGGCCACCCTGAACTTCTTCTACTCCATAACACGTTCCTACGGGCTGTCCATAATACTTCTCACCGTTGTGGTGAGGATACTTTTGCACCCCCTCTCCCATAAGCAGATGGTGAGCATGCAGAGGATGCAGAAGATACAGCCTAGGCTTAAGGTGATACAGGAGAAGTATGCCAACGATAAGGAAAAGATGAATCAGGAGATGATGCGGCTCTATAAGGAGCATGGGGTTAACCCTGCCGCAGGATGCCTCCCGCTTCTGGTTCAGTTGCCTATCTTCATCTTGCTTTATCGGGTTCTCATGAACTACGACTTCTCCAACACCTCTTTCCTGGGGGTGCCATTGAGCACATCCACGCTTGGGGCTTTGGGGGCTGCCCTTGGTATGGGAACTTCTAAACCTACGTTTACCGCGGTCTTAGGGTCTGTGATATCTAATCCCGCCGGCCTTGCCAGGGTTGACCTTTATGGAGCGTCTGTGCTCCTCATAGCGGTGGTGGGTTTCCTTACCTGGTACCAGCAGAAGATGAGCTCCGGCAACAATCCGCAGATGGCCTTCATGAACTGGTTCATGCCGCTCTTCATGTCCTTTATATGCTTGAGCCTTCCCGGGGGAGTCATGATCTACTGGGGCGCTTCTTCCCTTATAAGCGTGGCTCAGCAAAAATGGGTTCTCATGAGAACAGAGGAGGAGATGAAGGTAAAGCCGGTGCTTCACAAGAACAAGCCGGACCATAGGGAGGATCATGGGGTGGAAGGGCAGGATTAG
- a CDS encoding KH domain-containing protein — translation MSLDLEGSLLVEASSTEEARMQGAVRLGLDPSDLDVEVVGEEKRLFGLLGRKLKIKVAPRGPLELLKVRRCALDMLARMNLDIKASISEEGLVNLEGPDSGIIIGRYGETLRALEHLCNLMVNNQPGSPRVRFDCGGYREKREANLVRLAKSAAVSAMRRGRPVSLEPMSSWERRVIHVALKDNDQVETKSVGEEPFRKVVVWPRRSQRSGAFGAGRPRRDGN, via the coding sequence GTGAGCCTGGATTTGGAGGGTTCCTTGCTGGTGGAGGCCTCGTCGACCGAGGAGGCCAGGATGCAGGGGGCAGTGAGGTTGGGGCTGGACCCGTCGGATCTGGATGTGGAAGTGGTTGGAGAGGAGAAGCGTCTTTTCGGACTTTTGGGCAGGAAGCTTAAGATAAAGGTGGCGCCCAGGGGACCGTTGGAGCTCCTTAAGGTTAGGCGCTGCGCTTTGGACATGTTGGCTCGCATGAACCTGGATATAAAGGCCTCGATATCGGAAGAAGGGCTCGTGAACTTAGAGGGACCCGATTCGGGGATAATCATAGGCCGCTACGGAGAGACCCTTAGGGCTTTGGAGCATCTTTGCAACCTAATGGTGAACAACCAACCGGGCTCGCCTAGGGTGAGGTTCGATTGTGGCGGATATCGGGAGAAGAGGGAGGCCAACCTGGTCCGGCTTGCCAAATCCGCTGCCGTCAGTGCCATGAGACGGGGCAGGCCGGTGAGCCTTGAGCCCATGTCCAGCTGGGAACGGCGGGTTATTCACGTGGCACTGAAGGATAACGACCAGGTGGAAACCAAGTCGGTAGGTGAGGAACCGTTTCGGAAGGTTGTGGTGTGGCCCAGGCGTTCGCAGAGAAGTGGCGCCTTTGGCGCGGGAAGGCCCCGCAGGGACGGCAACTAG
- a CDS encoding biotin-dependent carboxyltransferase family protein translates to MKLLVKTPGLLTTVQDLGRWGHQDKGVSVGGAMDPFSLRLGNVILGNPQEASALEVTILGPSLEVMEEGGAMLFAGPDLGMTLNGTMVPPWGVIIPRNGDMISFRGPVGPGCRGYICVSGGIQVPAIMGSRSTHLRSKLGGLDGRPLRAGDMIQSGEADPLWKSGEGLAFDGPTHLDQMLNEQVLDVIPGPQEHMFTPDGIKTFYSSEYRVSDEADRMGYRMEGPAIEHVGGADIISDPIALGAIQVPGSGTPIVMMADRQTTGGYTKIGVLSAWSCARLSQAVPGESFRFRPVTVDEALHRLIQFNETLKQANHLRARHRSSSGDACLGFSHHTIGPVSFNIRVGGRSFMVSVEDIHRREV, encoded by the coding sequence TTGAAGCTGCTGGTTAAAACCCCTGGGCTGCTCACAACCGTGCAGGATCTTGGAAGATGGGGCCATCAGGACAAGGGCGTCTCCGTAGGGGGGGCCATGGACCCCTTCTCCCTTAGGTTGGGCAACGTAATATTGGGCAACCCCCAAGAAGCGTCGGCATTGGAAGTGACCATCTTAGGGCCCTCCTTGGAGGTCATGGAAGAAGGAGGCGCCATGCTCTTCGCCGGACCGGACCTTGGGATGACGCTAAACGGCACAATGGTGCCCCCATGGGGGGTCATCATACCCAGGAATGGGGACATGATCTCCTTCAGAGGCCCCGTGGGTCCAGGCTGCAGGGGGTACATATGCGTCAGCGGAGGCATCCAGGTCCCTGCCATCATGGGCAGCCGTTCAACCCACCTAAGATCTAAGCTTGGCGGATTGGACGGCCGTCCCCTAAGGGCGGGGGACATGATCCAATCGGGGGAAGCGGATCCGCTGTGGAAATCCGGGGAAGGGCTGGCCTTCGATGGGCCCACCCATTTGGATCAAATGCTAAACGAACAGGTCTTGGACGTCATCCCAGGCCCTCAAGAACACATGTTCACCCCCGATGGGATTAAGACCTTCTACTCCTCCGAATATAGGGTGTCAGACGAAGCGGATCGGATGGGCTATCGGATGGAAGGACCTGCAATTGAGCATGTAGGCGGGGCGGACATCATATCAGATCCCATAGCCCTGGGGGCTATTCAAGTTCCAGGCAGCGGCACCCCCATAGTAATGATGGCGGACCGGCAGACCACCGGGGGCTATACAAAGATAGGCGTCCTGAGCGCCTGGTCTTGCGCAAGGTTATCCCAGGCAGTACCCGGGGAGTCTTTCCGTTTCCGCCCGGTTACTGTGGACGAAGCCCTGCACCGCCTGATTCAATTTAATGAAACACTAAAACAAGCCAACCACCTTCGGGCCCGGCATCGCAGCAGCTCTGGAGATGCCTGCCTCGGGTTTTCACATCACACCATAGGACCTGTTTCATTCAACATCCGGGTGGGTGGCAGATCTTTTATGGTGAGTGTAGAGGATATCCACAGAAGAGAAGTGTAG
- a CDS encoding putative hydro-lyase has protein sequence MTKGKNFEELRRLSPKEVRGIIRTGKWDGPTAGLCEGYAQANLVALPRDYALDFMIFCQRNPKACPVLDVTEPGKLEPLMVAPGADVSTDIPRYRVYEKGRMATETSDASPFWREDLTAFLLGCSFSFEWALMEQGIPVRHIEEGVNVSMYITNIQCKPAGPFKGPMVVSMRPIPHHMVPRAVLCTGRFPSVHGAPIHIGDPSAIGIKDLARPDFGDPVTIRDGEVPVFWPCGVTPQAVAMASGIPFMISHSPGHMFICDVKNSDLAVC, from the coding sequence ATGACGAAAGGCAAAAACTTTGAGGAGCTAAGAAGGCTCTCCCCCAAAGAGGTGAGGGGAATAATCCGGACCGGCAAATGGGACGGTCCCACCGCGGGGCTGTGCGAGGGCTACGCTCAGGCGAACCTGGTGGCACTACCCAGGGACTACGCCCTTGACTTCATGATCTTCTGCCAGCGAAATCCCAAGGCATGCCCCGTATTAGACGTAACGGAACCGGGCAAGCTGGAACCTTTAATGGTAGCGCCCGGGGCAGACGTCAGCACCGACATCCCCCGGTACAGGGTGTATGAAAAGGGGCGCATGGCCACGGAGACAAGCGACGCATCACCTTTTTGGAGGGAAGATCTCACGGCGTTTCTCCTTGGCTGCTCGTTCTCCTTCGAATGGGCCCTCATGGAGCAGGGCATACCAGTAAGGCACATCGAAGAGGGTGTAAACGTAAGCATGTACATCACCAACATCCAGTGCAAACCCGCCGGCCCCTTTAAGGGCCCCATGGTGGTCAGCATGAGACCAATACCGCACCATATGGTACCAAGGGCGGTCCTATGCACAGGGCGATTCCCATCGGTTCACGGAGCGCCTATACACATAGGGGATCCCTCCGCCATCGGGATAAAGGATCTGGCAAGGCCTGATTTTGGAGACCCAGTTACCATAAGGGACGGCGAGGTACCTGTCTTTTGGCCCTGCGGGGTAACGCCCCAAGCGGTGGCCATGGCCAGCGGAATACCCTTTATGATCTCCCACTCCCCGGGCCACATGTTCATATGCGATGTTAAGAACTCGGACCTCGCTGTTTGCTAA
- a CDS encoding sigma-54 dependent transcriptional regulator yields MADIWIAEDERALAEGLRRAFEKDGHRVLTFGTLKSLLQSARSPHQPPQLIILDHKLPDGLGADAIPNISSALPHVRIILMTAYGESPLIVKAIRNGAFDYIDKPFSLEILRKMVQRAIRRYSVDMAARGAAMGSTQLIGSSVPMARLRDTVNRLKGQRDINILLTGESGTGKEVIARMIHEATSPGGSFVAINCGAIPESLLEAELFGYKRGAYTGATDDKNGLLEIGHGGTVMLDEIGDLPLPLQSKLLRFLDSRRFRRLGDTVEREVSLNLVCATHKDLKGMSTQGLFRKDLLYRISTIPIKIPPLRERGSDVIELAEFFLRTFSIKRGRPPKDLSPEVEDLFLNYPWPGNVRELKNLIERLVILSDPESHVISLKDLPEEMLTLPQEEEVSVTNSLDAKLANRELELIIEALERCGNNKTQAAKELGISRFSLLRRLQRHGLS; encoded by the coding sequence ATGGCGGACATATGGATAGCGGAGGATGAGAGGGCCCTTGCGGAGGGGCTCAGAAGGGCTTTTGAGAAGGACGGTCATCGGGTCCTCACCTTCGGCACGTTGAAATCCCTCCTGCAATCCGCGAGGTCACCGCATCAACCTCCGCAGCTCATAATCCTTGACCACAAGCTTCCGGATGGCCTTGGAGCAGACGCAATACCCAACATATCATCCGCCCTGCCCCACGTGAGGATAATACTCATGACTGCGTACGGGGAAAGCCCCCTTATAGTCAAGGCCATAAGGAACGGGGCTTTTGACTACATCGACAAACCATTCTCCCTGGAGATATTAAGAAAAATGGTCCAACGAGCCATACGCCGTTACTCCGTAGATATGGCCGCCCGCGGTGCCGCCATGGGAAGCACCCAGCTTATAGGCTCTTCTGTCCCCATGGCGAGGCTTAGAGACACTGTAAACCGGCTTAAGGGACAAAGGGATATCAACATACTGCTTACCGGTGAGAGCGGCACCGGCAAGGAGGTCATCGCCAGGATGATTCACGAGGCAACCTCGCCCGGAGGCAGCTTCGTGGCGATAAACTGTGGAGCCATACCCGAAAGCCTGCTTGAGGCGGAACTATTCGGCTATAAAAGAGGAGCTTACACTGGCGCTACGGATGACAAAAATGGACTGCTGGAGATAGGCCATGGCGGTACCGTCATGCTGGATGAGATAGGAGATCTTCCTCTGCCCCTTCAGTCTAAACTGCTCCGCTTTCTTGACAGCAGGCGTTTTAGGCGGCTCGGTGATACAGTGGAAAGGGAAGTATCCCTGAACTTGGTATGCGCCACCCACAAGGACCTTAAGGGAATGTCCACCCAGGGTCTCTTCAGGAAAGACCTCTTGTACAGGATATCCACGATACCAATCAAGATCCCGCCATTAAGGGAGCGGGGATCCGATGTGATAGAACTGGCAGAGTTCTTCCTAAGGACCTTCTCCATAAAGAGAGGACGGCCGCCTAAGGACCTTTCCCCTGAGGTGGAGGATCTCTTCCTAAACTACCCTTGGCCCGGCAACGTAAGGGAACTTAAGAACTTGATCGAGAGGTTGGTCATACTCTCTGACCCAGAATCCCACGTAATATCATTGAAGGACTTGCCGGAGGAAATGTTAACCCTCCCCCAGGAGGAAGAAGTGTCCGTTACCAACTCCCTGGACGCAAAGCTGGCCAACAGGGAACTTGAATTGATCATTGAGGCCCTGGAAAGATGTGGAAACAACAAGACCCAAGCGGCAAAAGAGCTAGGCATATCAAGGTTCTCCTTATTAAGGCGGCTTCAGCGCCATGGCCTTTCTTGA
- the yidD gene encoding membrane protein insertion efficiency factor YidD produces MVLLCLLFIRIYQAFISPLLGKNCRFYPTCSQYAYEALLRFGLMRGMWLAVIRILRCGPWHPGGYDPVPSKKWRTF; encoded by the coding sequence CTGGTCCTCCTCTGCTTGTTGTTCATAAGGATATACCAGGCATTCATATCGCCTTTGTTGGGTAAAAACTGCCGCTTTTATCCTACTTGCTCCCAGTATGCGTATGAGGCGTTGCTGCGGTTTGGACTCATGAGGGGGATGTGGCTTGCGGTAATACGTATCCTCCGCTGCGGTCCCTGGCATCCTGGGGGGTACGATCCGGTCCCGTCAAAGAAGTGGCGGACTTTTTAG
- a CDS encoding LamB/YcsF family protein, whose amino-acid sequence MDLNSDLGESFGAYKMGDDEALLRVVSSANVACGFHGGDPSVMRRTVGLCSNMKVALGAHPSYPDLQGFGRRNLSMTPDEVYEICIYQIGALIGFCKAAGTTLEHVKPHGALYNQAAKDINLAKAIAAAIKDAGKGERELIMLGLANSKLQEAAKELSVPFAGEAFADRAYQPDGTLVPRSQQGAVIHDPVLASQRAVEMVLHGRVTADDGSTVAIKAQSICVHGDTKGAVEMAIKIRESLDAAGVEIRPIRKVLGL is encoded by the coding sequence ATGGACCTTAACAGCGACCTCGGGGAATCCTTCGGGGCTTACAAGATGGGTGACGACGAAGCGCTTCTTAGGGTGGTAAGCTCCGCCAACGTGGCGTGTGGGTTTCATGGAGGAGATCCATCGGTTATGAGGCGTACCGTAGGTCTGTGTTCCAACATGAAGGTGGCCCTGGGAGCCCATCCTTCCTACCCGGATCTTCAAGGTTTCGGGCGTAGAAACCTCTCCATGACTCCTGATGAGGTCTACGAGATATGCATATACCAGATTGGGGCCCTAATTGGGTTCTGCAAAGCCGCTGGAACTACTCTGGAGCATGTCAAACCCCACGGGGCCCTCTATAACCAGGCGGCAAAGGATATCAACCTGGCAAAGGCCATCGCCGCAGCGATCAAGGACGCGGGCAAAGGGGAAAGGGAGCTTATAATGTTAGGACTTGCCAATTCCAAGCTCCAGGAGGCAGCGAAGGAACTATCGGTACCCTTCGCCGGGGAGGCCTTTGCCGACCGGGCATACCAACCGGATGGAACCCTGGTACCCCGCTCTCAGCAAGGGGCGGTTATACACGATCCGGTTTTGGCATCCCAACGGGCGGTTGAAATGGTCCTTCACGGAAGGGTCACCGCAGATGACGGGTCCACGGTGGCGATAAAGGCCCAATCCATATGCGTTCACGGGGATACCAAGGGAGCGGTGGAGATGGCGATTAAGATCCGGGAAAGCCTTGATGCCGCGGGGGTAGAAATAAGGCCCATAAGGAAGGTGCTTGGACTATGA
- a CDS encoding divalent metal cation transporter, with translation MDKDRTSNGRSLGVSGSVLLGAAFLMATSAIGPGFLTQTAVFTDKLKAAFGFAILASVLIDVVVQLNIWRILGVSGLRGQDVANRVLPGLGYFLAFAVAMGGLVFNIGNVAGAAMGLNVICGVPMVPGAIISAAIAIALFLSKEMGRAMDNFTKALGVLMIALVLFVAIKTQPPVGLALKETILPSSIDWMTVLTLVGGTVGGYITFAGAHRIIDAGITGQEHIKEISVGSVKAIGITAIMRYLLFLAILGVVAAGKQLDPNNPPASAFLLGAGNLGYRFFGVVLWSAAVTSVVGASYTSISFLKTLFKSVESNQRYWIIGFITASAAIFATVGKPVKLLILAGAVNGLILPLSLLSMLLAAHRKDVIGEYRHPALLTLSGYVMVAFTGWMGITSLSKIADLFR, from the coding sequence TTGGACAAAGATAGGACCAGCAACGGAAGATCCCTTGGTGTGAGTGGCAGCGTGCTGCTGGGGGCCGCGTTCCTCATGGCAACATCCGCCATAGGACCTGGCTTTTTAACTCAAACCGCGGTATTCACCGACAAGCTTAAGGCGGCCTTTGGCTTTGCTATCCTGGCATCGGTGCTCATCGATGTGGTGGTTCAGCTCAACATATGGAGGATATTGGGGGTATCCGGTCTGAGGGGGCAAGACGTGGCAAACCGGGTGCTCCCCGGGCTAGGCTATTTCCTGGCCTTTGCCGTGGCAATGGGGGGGCTTGTCTTCAACATAGGAAATGTGGCGGGGGCAGCCATGGGACTTAACGTGATCTGCGGAGTACCAATGGTACCGGGAGCCATAATCTCCGCCGCCATAGCCATAGCCCTGTTCCTCAGCAAGGAAATGGGCCGAGCTATGGACAACTTCACAAAGGCCCTGGGCGTCCTAATGATCGCCTTGGTGCTGTTCGTGGCAATAAAGACACAGCCTCCCGTAGGGCTTGCCCTGAAGGAGACGATCCTCCCTTCATCCATAGATTGGATGACCGTCCTGACCCTCGTGGGCGGCACCGTGGGAGGATACATAACCTTCGCTGGAGCACATAGGATAATAGACGCCGGGATCACCGGTCAAGAACACATAAAAGAGATAAGCGTGGGATCGGTAAAAGCCATCGGCATAACCGCCATTATGAGATACCTCCTATTCCTTGCGATACTCGGCGTGGTGGCTGCGGGCAAACAGTTGGACCCCAACAATCCCCCGGCATCCGCATTCCTGCTTGGGGCAGGCAATTTGGGCTACCGCTTTTTTGGGGTGGTACTATGGTCTGCGGCGGTTACATCCGTGGTGGGGGCCTCCTACACGTCCATATCTTTCCTTAAGACCCTTTTCAAGTCCGTTGAGTCCAACCAGCGCTACTGGATAATAGGCTTCATCACCGCATCGGCGGCGATATTCGCCACCGTAGGAAAACCGGTGAAGCTTCTTATACTGGCAGGGGCGGTGAACGGCCTTATTCTGCCGCTATCCCTCCTCTCCATGCTCCTTGCAGCACACAGGAAGGACGTTATTGGAGAATACAGACACCCCGCCCTGCTAACCCTTTCCGGATACGTGATGGTGGCCTTCACGGGGTGGATGGGGATCACTTCCCTAAGCAAAATCGCTGACCTTTTTAGGTGA
- the rnpA gene encoding ribonuclease P protein component, giving the protein MSGRGLCPGRPRGLFSFPRELRLKSGWEFDFVFRTGRRSCGELVRLFFVDSPDGTLKVGVTVGKRVAKAAKRVRGRRCAREALRRLLPWTKKGVWLAVSLREKALGVTARDIYRELALLMERNGLMSDQWPGGDWEVDRGDL; this is encoded by the coding sequence GTGTCGGGTAGGGGTTTATGTCCCGGCAGGCCGAGGGGGCTGTTCTCCTTTCCGAGGGAGCTTCGCCTTAAGAGCGGATGGGAGTTCGACTTCGTGTTCCGCACCGGCCGCCGGTCATGCGGCGAGCTGGTGCGGCTGTTCTTCGTGGATTCGCCGGATGGAACCTTGAAGGTGGGGGTCACGGTAGGGAAGCGGGTGGCCAAGGCTGCCAAACGGGTTCGAGGGCGCCGCTGCGCCAGGGAAGCCTTAAGACGCCTACTTCCGTGGACGAAGAAAGGGGTTTGGCTTGCGGTATCTCTCAGGGAGAAGGCCCTCGGCGTCACAGCCAGGGACATCTATCGGGAACTGGCCTTGCTCATGGAGAGGAACGGCCTCATGTCGGATCAGTGGCCTGGTGGGGATTGGGAGGTGGACCGGGGGGATCTATAA
- a CDS encoding ATP-binding protein — protein MERDADKMKTANKPSLETVLKAIVTIAVVGVAGTLLALQIKTSLEMEIKRALDDARLAGEITRNLYFNETERVIQRLAPTLIPSSQGDIVLRSRDGGAIRLRLNRSEIMGKVVEENRIILVWGIIALLVSLELAIVLAYMITYPIRRLSWAMEAIARGDHQTEAPIKGTFIYELETLIRSFNRMALQLQEWQRLQSQISRMDRLVSMGEMVSGVAHEVRNPLAAMKIHVELLMEMQDRLPKEAVENLEFLAGELNRISDTVERFLIFARTHRGKMEHLPIGQVISWATHMMRSIATSGTIHLETRIENPNQLVEADPGKLRQVLLNLISNGVEAMPDGGRLVIWTQMEGERLIIGVDDTGEPIPCHMADRIFEPFVTTKPNGTGLGLAIAKKLVEEMGGHISFSVCNGVTSFKISLNTPNQGTSSNQEEAQLSWRTYG, from the coding sequence ATGGAAAGAGATGCGGATAAGATGAAAACAGCCAACAAACCCTCCCTGGAGACCGTCTTAAAGGCCATCGTTACCATAGCAGTGGTGGGCGTAGCAGGAACCTTGCTTGCCCTGCAAATTAAAACCAGCCTGGAGATGGAGATAAAAAGAGCCCTTGACGACGCTCGCCTCGCCGGCGAAATAACCCGGAACCTATATTTTAACGAAACTGAAAGGGTGATTCAGCGACTTGCCCCAACTTTAATCCCATCCTCCCAAGGGGATATCGTGCTAAGGTCCAGGGATGGTGGAGCGATAAGGCTCCGCCTGAACCGATCTGAAATAATGGGCAAGGTGGTGGAAGAAAACAGGATCATCTTGGTTTGGGGCATAATAGCCCTGTTAGTTTCCCTGGAGCTGGCAATAGTCTTAGCTTACATGATTACATACCCCATAAGGCGACTCTCCTGGGCTATGGAGGCCATCGCCCGAGGAGACCACCAGACCGAAGCCCCGATAAAAGGGACTTTCATATACGAGCTGGAAACCCTTATAAGGTCATTCAACAGGATGGCCCTTCAGTTGCAAGAGTGGCAAAGGCTTCAATCCCAAATAAGCCGCATGGATAGACTGGTATCGATGGGAGAGATGGTATCAGGAGTAGCCCATGAGGTGCGAAATCCCTTGGCCGCAATGAAAATACACGTGGAGCTGCTCATGGAGATGCAGGATCGCTTGCCGAAGGAGGCCGTGGAAAACCTCGAATTCTTAGCAGGGGAACTTAACAGGATTTCTGACACTGTGGAGCGATTCCTGATTTTCGCAAGAACCCACAGGGGTAAGATGGAGCACCTTCCTATCGGTCAAGTGATATCCTGGGCCACTCACATGATGAGGTCCATAGCCACTTCTGGGACAATTCATCTTGAAACTCGGATTGAAAACCCAAACCAGTTGGTGGAGGCAGATCCGGGCAAACTGCGGCAGGTGCTTTTAAACCTCATCTCAAACGGGGTTGAGGCCATGCCTGACGGAGGCAGGCTGGTAATCTGGACTCAAATGGAAGGGGAGAGACTGATAATAGGCGTGGATGACACGGGAGAGCCGATACCATGCCACATGGCAGACCGTATATTCGAACCCTTCGTAACCACAAAACCCAACGGCACCGGATTAGGGCTGGCCATAGCAAAAAAGCTGGTGGAAGAAATGGGAGGACATATATCATTTTCAGTATGTAATGGGGTTACCAGCTTTAAAATATCACTAAACACACCAAACCAAGGAACATCTTCAAACCAAGAGGAGGCCCAGTTATCATGGCGGACATATGGATAG
- the pxpB gene encoding 5-oxoprolinase subunit PxpB, which yields MDLTPKISALGEGAVLLELSDRIDRNVNLRLHRLRKALLLEAMTGIKDCVVAYSSMAVYFDPMAVSHRKVILKLEGLLTSDQDEEGKSQDLVLIPVAYGGSMGPDLETVASHAGISKEEVIRRHSSRDYHCYMLGFTPGFPYLGGMDESIATPRLSTPRKSIPAGSVGIAGSQTGVYPIESPGGWQLIGRTPLPLFDPSNEKEPTLIKPGDLVRFVPIGEDEFQHIAERWRKGTYGPVRIKGGDGVEAAG from the coding sequence TTGGACTTGACGCCCAAGATCTCCGCTCTCGGGGAAGGGGCGGTTCTGCTGGAACTGTCGGATAGAATAGACCGGAACGTCAACCTAAGACTGCACCGGCTAAGAAAGGCTTTGCTGCTTGAAGCCATGACCGGAATTAAAGACTGCGTTGTGGCCTATTCCTCCATGGCGGTGTACTTCGACCCCATGGCGGTGAGCCATCGGAAGGTCATCCTTAAGCTAGAGGGGTTATTGACAAGCGATCAAGATGAGGAAGGGAAGTCACAGGACCTGGTGCTTATACCAGTGGCATACGGAGGCTCCATGGGACCGGACCTTGAAACCGTGGCATCCCACGCGGGTATTTCCAAGGAAGAGGTCATAAGACGCCATTCCTCCAGGGACTATCATTGCTACATGCTGGGCTTCACTCCCGGCTTCCCCTACCTTGGAGGGATGGACGAATCGATTGCCACTCCAAGGCTATCCACCCCAAGGAAGTCAATCCCCGCCGGCAGCGTCGGGATAGCGGGAAGCCAGACCGGCGTATATCCCATAGAAAGCCCTGGAGGTTGGCAGCTGATAGGGAGAACCCCCCTTCCCCTATTCGACCCCTCCAACGAGAAAGAGCCGACCTTAATAAAGCCTGGGGATCTGGTGCGATTCGTGCCCATAGGTGAAGACGAGTTCCAGCACATAGCTGAACGATGGCGCAAGGGGACCTACGGGCCAGTTAGGATAAAGGGAGGTGACGGGGTTGAAGCTGCTGGTTAA